A genomic window from Betta splendens chromosome 24, fBetSpl5.4, whole genome shotgun sequence includes:
- the LOC114849221 gene encoding pro-opiomelanocortin-like isoform X2 — translation MAAVRWLAVAVAVAVAVGVPGRVGACWRSPVCSDLSDEARALNCIHYCLSVTQAAFPELTPADQRVVSDDDDDDDDDDDGDLLLSIILALLTSDDKATEADPHARRDQRRSYTMEHFRWGKPPGDRPKQRAPGHTRRSYPAEPLRRGGPSGGQIAALKGRRDGRRSYTMEHFRWGKPPGRKRVPLEARDPVGRRQVRQRKRARGRAKSHFRWGGSSASRRSSGGTELLVDVLRAVRLGVKDAERRMGQMKREEEEEGGVVG, via the exons ATGGCGGCTGTGCGCTggctggccgtggccgtggccgtggccgtggccgtggggGTCCCCGGGCGCGTGGGCGCGTGCTGGCGGAGCCCCGTCTGCAGCGACCTGAGCGACGAGGCACGAGCGCTG AACTGTATTCATTACTGCCTGTCTGTGACCCAGGCTGCATTCCCAGAGCTCACACCCGCGGATCAGAGGGTCGtcagcgatgatgatgatgatgatgatgatgatgatgacggcgACCTCCTGCTCAGCATCATCCTCGCCCTCCTGACCTCCGACGACAAGGCGACGGAGGCAGATCCGCACGCGCGCCGCGACCAGCGACGCTCCTACACCATGGAGCACTTCCGCTGGGGGAAACCGCCGGGGGACAGGCCAAAGCAGCGGGCCCCGGGCCACACGAGGCGCTCCTACCCGGCGGAGCCCCTCCGCCGCGGGGGGCCCTCGGGGGGCCAGATCGCGGCTCTGAAGGGCCGCCGCGACGGCAGGCGCTCCTACACGATGGAGCACTTCCGCTGGGGGAAGCCGCCCGGGCGCAAGCGCGTGCCCCTCGAGGCGCGGGACCCAGTGGGGCGTCGCCAGGTCCGGCAGAGGAAGCGGGCGCGCGGCAGAGCCAAGAGTCACTTCCGGTGGGGGGGGTCGTCTGCGTCCAGGCGCAGCAGCGGGGGCACGGAGCTCCTGGTCGACGTGCTCCGCGCGGTTAGACTTGGAGTCAAGGAcgctgagaggaggatgggacagatgaagagggaggaagaggaggaggggggcgtggTCGGGTAG
- the LOC114849221 gene encoding pro-opiomelanocortin-like isoform X1, which translates to MAAVRWLAVAVAVAVAVGVPGRVGACWRSPVCSDLSDEARALQNCIHYCLSVTQAAFPELTPADQRVVSDDDDDDDDDDDGDLLLSIILALLTSDDKATEADPHARRDQRRSYTMEHFRWGKPPGDRPKQRAPGHTRRSYPAEPLRRGGPSGGQIAALKGRRDGRRSYTMEHFRWGKPPGRKRVPLEARDPVGRRQVRQRKRARGRAKSHFRWGGSSASRRSSGGTELLVDVLRAVRLGVKDAERRMGQMKREEEEEGGVVG; encoded by the exons ATGGCGGCTGTGCGCTggctggccgtggccgtggccgtggccgtggccgtggggGTCCCCGGGCGCGTGGGCGCGTGCTGGCGGAGCCCCGTCTGCAGCGACCTGAGCGACGAGGCACGAGCGCTG CAGAACTGTATTCATTACTGCCTGTCTGTGACCCAGGCTGCATTCCCAGAGCTCACACCCGCGGATCAGAGGGTCGtcagcgatgatgatgatgatgatgatgatgatgatgacggcgACCTCCTGCTCAGCATCATCCTCGCCCTCCTGACCTCCGACGACAAGGCGACGGAGGCAGATCCGCACGCGCGCCGCGACCAGCGACGCTCCTACACCATGGAGCACTTCCGCTGGGGGAAACCGCCGGGGGACAGGCCAAAGCAGCGGGCCCCGGGCCACACGAGGCGCTCCTACCCGGCGGAGCCCCTCCGCCGCGGGGGGCCCTCGGGGGGCCAGATCGCGGCTCTGAAGGGCCGCCGCGACGGCAGGCGCTCCTACACGATGGAGCACTTCCGCTGGGGGAAGCCGCCCGGGCGCAAGCGCGTGCCCCTCGAGGCGCGGGACCCAGTGGGGCGTCGCCAGGTCCGGCAGAGGAAGCGGGCGCGCGGCAGAGCCAAGAGTCACTTCCGGTGGGGGGGGTCGTCTGCGTCCAGGCGCAGCAGCGGGGGCACGGAGCTCCTGGTCGACGTGCTCCGCGCGGTTAGACTTGGAGTCAAGGAcgctgagaggaggatgggacagatgaagagggaggaagaggaggaggggggcgtggTCGGGTAG
- the LOC114849221 gene encoding pro-opiomelanocortin-like isoform X3: protein MAAVRWLAVAVAVAVAVGVPGRVGACWRSPVCSDLSDEARALAAFPELTPADQRVVSDDDDDDDDDDDGDLLLSIILALLTSDDKATEADPHARRDQRRSYTMEHFRWGKPPGDRPKQRAPGHTRRSYPAEPLRRGGPSGGQIAALKGRRDGRRSYTMEHFRWGKPPGRKRVPLEARDPVGRRQVRQRKRARGRAKSHFRWGGSSASRRSSGGTELLVDVLRAVRLGVKDAERRMGQMKREEEEEGGVVG from the exons ATGGCGGCTGTGCGCTggctggccgtggccgtggccgtggccgtggccgtggggGTCCCCGGGCGCGTGGGCGCGTGCTGGCGGAGCCCCGTCTGCAGCGACCTGAGCGACGAGGCACGAGCGCTG GCTGCATTCCCAGAGCTCACACCCGCGGATCAGAGGGTCGtcagcgatgatgatgatgatgatgatgatgatgatgacggcgACCTCCTGCTCAGCATCATCCTCGCCCTCCTGACCTCCGACGACAAGGCGACGGAGGCAGATCCGCACGCGCGCCGCGACCAGCGACGCTCCTACACCATGGAGCACTTCCGCTGGGGGAAACCGCCGGGGGACAGGCCAAAGCAGCGGGCCCCGGGCCACACGAGGCGCTCCTACCCGGCGGAGCCCCTCCGCCGCGGGGGGCCCTCGGGGGGCCAGATCGCGGCTCTGAAGGGCCGCCGCGACGGCAGGCGCTCCTACACGATGGAGCACTTCCGCTGGGGGAAGCCGCCCGGGCGCAAGCGCGTGCCCCTCGAGGCGCGGGACCCAGTGGGGCGTCGCCAGGTCCGGCAGAGGAAGCGGGCGCGCGGCAGAGCCAAGAGTCACTTCCGGTGGGGGGGGTCGTCTGCGTCCAGGCGCAGCAGCGGGGGCACGGAGCTCCTGGTCGACGTGCTCCGCGCGGTTAGACTTGGAGTCAAGGAcgctgagaggaggatgggacagatgaagagggaggaagaggaggaggggggcgtggTCGGGTAG